From the genome of Pseudomonas yamanorum, one region includes:
- a CDS encoding co-regulatory protein PtrA N-terminal domain-containing protein — MNRLKMLFFVSSILVSASVWAESGGDRVIERMEGLRDKAEATLMKAEQAPEGERHVHMAEHMKMLGDIMSQLHNDHPDASMSPQEHLAWMEKHDKIVDDVLRQMQREHKLMLSENHQ; from the coding sequence ATGAACCGCCTGAAAATGCTGTTTTTTGTAAGCTCGATACTGGTCTCGGCTTCTGTGTGGGCTGAAAGCGGCGGAGATCGAGTCATTGAGCGTATGGAAGGTTTGCGCGACAAGGCCGAAGCCACGTTGATGAAAGCTGAACAAGCCCCTGAAGGAGAGCGTCACGTCCACATGGCAGAACACATGAAGATGCTTGGGGACATCATGAGCCAGCTCCACAACGATCACCCAGATGCCTCAATGTCACCCCAAGAGCATCTAGCCTGGATGGAGAAGCACGACAAAATCGTTGATGACGTTTTGCGCCAGATGCAGCGCGAGCACAAATTGATGCTTTCAGAAAACCATCAATAA
- a CDS encoding heavy metal response regulator transcription factor, producing the protein MRLLVAEDEPKIGIYLQQGLNEAGFNVDRFTNGKEALQHALSEAYDLLILDVMMPGLDGWEVLQKVRASGKDVPVLFLTARDRVEDRVKGLELGADDYLIKPFAFSELLARVRTLLRRGSSAPSQTFMKLADLEVDLLKRRAIRGGKRIDLTAKEFALLELLLRRRGEVLPKSLIASQVWDMNFDSDTNVIEVAVRRLRAKIDDDFEVKLIHTSRGMGYMLDAPDSES; encoded by the coding sequence ATGAGACTTCTTGTCGCTGAAGACGAACCAAAAATAGGTATCTATTTGCAGCAAGGGCTCAACGAGGCCGGGTTCAATGTCGACCGTTTCACGAATGGAAAAGAGGCGCTTCAGCACGCTTTGAGCGAAGCCTATGATCTGCTGATTCTCGACGTCATGATGCCGGGTTTGGATGGCTGGGAAGTCCTGCAGAAGGTTCGCGCTTCCGGGAAAGACGTCCCGGTGCTTTTTCTCACCGCCAGAGACCGCGTTGAAGACCGAGTGAAGGGACTTGAACTCGGTGCGGATGACTATCTGATCAAACCCTTCGCGTTTTCTGAATTGCTTGCTCGAGTCAGAACGTTGCTGCGTCGCGGTAGCAGCGCACCTTCGCAAACCTTTATGAAACTGGCTGACCTTGAAGTGGACCTGCTCAAGCGTCGAGCCATCCGAGGAGGCAAACGCATAGACCTTACGGCCAAAGAGTTTGCGTTGCTTGAGCTTCTGCTGCGTCGTCGAGGGGAGGTGCTGCCAAAGTCTCTTATCGCCTCCCAGGTTTGGGATATGAACTTCGACAGCGATACCAACGTTATCGAGGTTGCAGTGAGACGGCTCAGGGCCAAGATAGACGACGATTTTGAGGTCAAGTTGATTCATACCTCAAGGGGAATGGGTTACATGCTCGATGCACCAGATTCGGAGTCGTGA
- a CDS encoding heavy metal sensor histidine kinase produces MNRMSLTTRMSLMFMLAVTAVLTVAGLSFNNLSRHHFKMLDQQALYEKLHSTQRILSGLSNIDQFSEAKPELEALLGAHRDLTALIIDGDGKVLFADPGPVDVPKAFRTTTNTTVWEWREQEQMFRGVTAQSVVTGQERPLTVMLIFDVTQHMSFFETLERWFWIGLVISALVSAALGWMVASSGMRPIRQVTRVAASMSAKSLKERIPLAPVPKELQQMVLSFNAMLSRLDDAFVRLSNFSADIAHELRTPVSNLMTHTEVVLSRKRNIEDYEDNLYSNLDDLKRMSRMIDDMLFLAKSDNGLITHENKPIDLVAVVEKLLEYYRLLADERGIELKVSGRGSVRGDVLMLHRAISNLLSNALRYTYEGTSISVDIQHKDASVTVVVENHGEPIAPEHLEKLFDRFYRVDPARREGSPSNAGLGLSITRSIVEAHDGKIWCTSGDGKTAFHLEFPAVDSTVS; encoded by the coding sequence ATGAACCGGATGTCCCTGACGACTCGTATGAGTCTGATGTTTATGCTCGCGGTAACGGCTGTGCTCACGGTCGCCGGACTCAGTTTCAATAACCTCAGCCGGCATCATTTTAAGATGCTGGATCAGCAGGCATTGTACGAAAAACTCCACTCGACTCAGCGGATCTTGTCCGGGCTGAGCAACATCGATCAATTCAGCGAGGCTAAACCGGAGTTAGAAGCGCTGCTGGGCGCACACCGTGATTTGACTGCGCTTATCATCGATGGCGACGGCAAGGTGCTGTTTGCGGATCCCGGCCCGGTCGACGTTCCGAAGGCGTTTCGCACAACCACAAACACAACCGTCTGGGAATGGCGGGAGCAAGAGCAGATGTTCCGTGGTGTGACTGCCCAATCCGTAGTGACGGGACAAGAAAGGCCATTAACTGTCATGTTGATTTTTGACGTTACTCAGCATATGTCCTTTTTCGAGACGCTCGAACGATGGTTTTGGATAGGGTTGGTGATCAGCGCATTGGTCAGTGCTGCACTCGGCTGGATGGTAGCTAGCAGTGGCATGCGGCCTATCCGCCAGGTCACACGGGTAGCTGCCTCCATGTCAGCAAAATCACTCAAGGAGCGTATTCCCCTGGCACCCGTTCCGAAAGAGCTTCAACAGATGGTGTTGTCGTTCAACGCCATGTTATCCAGGCTCGACGATGCATTTGTCCGGTTATCCAACTTTTCGGCAGACATTGCCCACGAACTACGGACCCCCGTGAGCAACTTGATGACCCACACTGAAGTGGTGCTTTCGAGAAAAAGAAACATCGAGGACTACGAAGACAATTTGTACTCCAATCTTGATGACTTGAAGCGCATGAGCCGGATGATTGATGACATGCTTTTTCTGGCGAAATCTGACAATGGTCTAATTACGCACGAGAACAAGCCAATAGACCTGGTGGCTGTCGTGGAAAAATTGCTTGAGTACTACCGCCTGTTGGCTGATGAACGAGGGATCGAGCTTAAGGTTTCAGGACGGGGGAGCGTGCGAGGTGATGTCCTTATGCTCCACCGAGCGATTTCCAATCTGCTCTCAAATGCGCTGCGCTACACCTATGAAGGGACGTCAATCAGTGTCGATATTCAGCACAAGGATGCGTCGGTAACGGTTGTCGTGGAAAACCATGGTGAGCCCATTGCCCCCGAACACCTTGAAAAGCTGTTTGATCGTTTTTATCGCGTGGACCCAGCGCGGCGAGAAGGAAGTCCAAGCAACGCAGGGCTAGGTCTGTCGATTACCCGATCAATTGTCGAAGCGCACGATGGCAAGATCTGGTGTACGTCAGGCGACGGGAAAACGGCTTTTCATCTTGAGTTTCCGGCCGTCGATTCGACGGTTAGCTGA
- the copC gene encoding copper homeostasis periplasmic binding protein CopC, protein MSFLKTTSVAVAITAGLLLSAVAQAHPKLLSSTPAEGSDAAAPSKIELHFSENLTTQFSGAKLIMTDMPGMPNSPMGVKAAVAAGGDPKTMVITPAAPLTTGTYKVEWRAVSSDTHPITGNFSFKVK, encoded by the coding sequence ATGTCATTCCTTAAAACTACGTCCGTGGCCGTTGCAATCACTGCTGGTTTGCTTCTGAGTGCAGTGGCCCAGGCACATCCAAAACTTCTTTCTTCCACTCCGGCAGAAGGCTCGGATGCGGCGGCTCCGTCGAAAATCGAACTGCATTTTTCTGAGAATCTCACCACTCAGTTTTCCGGTGCAAAGCTGATCATGACCGACATGCCTGGCATGCCTAACTCCCCCATGGGTGTAAAGGCCGCTGTCGCTGCTGGTGGTGATCCGAAAACGATGGTGATTACGCCGGCTGCACCGCTGACCACCGGTACCTACAAAGTTGAATGGCGTGCAGTGTCTTCGGACACCCACCCGATCACCGGCAACTTTTCATTCAAAGTGAAATGA
- the copD gene encoding copper homeostasis membrane protein CopD, protein MSDSLNIVVRFALYFDLMLLFGLAIFGLYSLRGKERVSGTVLNFESLLYGTSIAGVALSLAAMLLLAKAMSGVSELMELHHHIFEMVIMGTDVGLTWMVRIAALVGAILGVALNKRYPTPSLWIVTACGAIALATLAWTGHGAMDEGSRRYWHFLSDIFHLLAAGGWLGALAAFALLLRLKSLKGEEEARILARVLTGFESAGGVIVAIISVTGVVNYLFIVGPNLDEVMLSTYGQLLFLKILLFAGMIVLATLNRFHLSPLLERSVRNGQYSVAVNALRRSMKFEFLMAILIICLVAWLGTLSPEMEMSAQ, encoded by the coding sequence ATGAGCGACTCATTAAATATCGTGGTTCGCTTTGCTCTCTATTTTGACCTGATGTTGTTATTTGGACTGGCCATATTCGGCTTGTACAGTCTCAGGGGAAAGGAAAGGGTATCGGGCACGGTCTTGAACTTTGAGTCGCTTCTTTACGGTACTTCTATTGCAGGTGTAGCTCTGTCCCTTGCTGCGATGTTGTTGCTTGCAAAAGCAATGAGCGGTGTATCGGAGCTTATGGAGCTACATCACCACATTTTTGAAATGGTCATCATGGGCACCGATGTTGGGTTGACCTGGATGGTTCGGATAGCCGCCTTGGTGGGGGCAATTCTGGGCGTCGCGTTGAATAAACGATATCCGACACCCAGCCTCTGGATCGTCACCGCCTGTGGAGCAATCGCGTTGGCCACGCTAGCCTGGACAGGGCATGGTGCCATGGACGAAGGCAGCCGCCGCTACTGGCATTTTCTCAGCGACATTTTCCATTTATTAGCGGCAGGTGGCTGGTTGGGTGCTCTAGCGGCCTTCGCTCTACTGCTGCGGTTGAAATCGCTGAAGGGTGAGGAGGAAGCACGTATTCTTGCCCGCGTGCTGACTGGCTTTGAGTCGGCCGGCGGTGTGATTGTTGCGATCATAAGCGTTACGGGAGTAGTAAATTACCTTTTCATCGTCGGTCCCAACCTTGATGAGGTCATGCTCAGTACCTATGGCCAGTTGCTGTTTTTGAAGATCCTGCTCTTTGCCGGGATGATCGTTTTAGCGACGCTGAACCGCTTTCACTTAAGCCCGCTATTGGAGCGCTCGGTTCGCAATGGTCAATACTCTGTAGCGGTCAATGCCTTGCGCCGCAGCATGAAATTCGAATTCCTGATGGCAATCCTCATCATCTGTCTTGTCGCATGGTTAGGCACGCTAAGTCCTGAAATGGAAATGAGCGCGCAATAG
- a CDS encoding TolC family protein, translating to MKSKCYCTGRPLVAILAASVLATPSFAAALTLDDALQLAETNAPSLTAQDAKIRAATSAAIPAGELPDPKLLVGIQNYPIGGPDRWSIDQDFMTMQMVGVSQEMPNSAKRKARIEVADAAIDRAAAERLVERLKVRQATALAWISSYSVERKDALFQDFYRENRLLADTVRAQIAGGRAQPADAVTPKQEAAQLEEQQDDLIRQRSQARAALKSWIGPAANDKPVGSLPEWPVEASGYSHNVQHHPELAAFAPMTREAQAKVREAEAEKRSDWSWEVDYQHRGREFGDMVSVQFSWDLPLFPDSRQNPKIAAKHAELNQLEAEREVLSREHTQQLEDDLADYERLNRAVHRAQTSLLPLAKEKVELTMASYRAGKGDLNSVVAARRELIEARLKQIDVEEQRALTSARLYFAYGESAQ from the coding sequence ATGAAATCCAAGTGCTATTGCACAGGGCGGCCCCTCGTGGCCATCTTGGCGGCAAGCGTATTGGCCACGCCGAGTTTCGCTGCTGCGTTGACACTCGATGATGCTTTGCAGCTGGCTGAAACCAATGCGCCGTCGCTGACTGCACAAGATGCAAAAATTCGTGCCGCCACTAGTGCAGCCATCCCAGCCGGGGAACTACCCGATCCCAAGTTGCTGGTAGGTATACAGAACTATCCCATTGGGGGGCCGGATCGCTGGAGCATCGATCAGGACTTCATGACCATGCAAATGGTCGGTGTCAGTCAGGAAATGCCGAACAGCGCCAAACGAAAAGCCCGAATCGAGGTTGCTGATGCAGCCATTGACCGCGCTGCCGCTGAGCGTCTGGTCGAACGTCTAAAGGTTCGTCAGGCCACGGCGCTGGCCTGGATCAGCAGCTATTCCGTTGAGCGTAAAGACGCGCTGTTCCAGGACTTCTATAGGGAAAACCGCCTGCTGGCCGATACCGTCCGCGCGCAGATTGCCGGTGGCCGCGCTCAACCTGCTGATGCCGTCACGCCCAAACAGGAGGCGGCACAACTGGAAGAGCAGCAGGACGATCTGATTCGCCAGAGATCGCAAGCCCGAGCAGCTTTGAAGAGCTGGATTGGACCAGCCGCAAACGATAAACCTGTGGGCAGCTTGCCTGAATGGCCTGTAGAAGCCTCTGGGTACTCTCACAACGTTCAACATCACCCAGAATTGGCAGCGTTTGCCCCAATGACCCGCGAAGCGCAGGCCAAGGTGCGCGAGGCCGAAGCGGAAAAGCGGTCTGATTGGAGCTGGGAAGTCGACTATCAGCATCGCGGCCGAGAGTTCGGCGACATGGTCAGCGTGCAGTTTTCATGGGATCTACCACTGTTTCCTGACTCGCGACAAAACCCAAAAATCGCAGCCAAGCATGCGGAACTCAATCAGCTTGAGGCTGAGCGTGAGGTCCTTTCACGCGAGCACACCCAGCAATTGGAGGATGACTTAGCGGACTATGAGCGCCTGAACCGCGCCGTTCATCGAGCCCAGACCAGCCTGCTCCCTTTGGCTAAGGAAAAGGTCGAGCTCACTATGGCCAGCTATCGCGCCGGCAAAGGCGATCTGAACTCCGTCGTGGCCGCTCGGCGCGAGCTTATCGAAGCCCGTCTCAAGCAGATTGATGTTGAAGAGCAGCGTGCTCTCACCAGCGCTCGCCTGTATTTCGCCTATGGGGAGTCCGCTCAATGA
- a CDS encoding efflux RND transporter periplasmic adaptor subunit: MISRTWKGVFVVSISIALGVAGGYWLAQPRVSAVPDAASEPKPESSVDRKVLYWYDPMYPQQKFDKPGKSPFMDMEMVPQYADSKGDSATVRIDPSLTQNLGVRLATVNRGVFASSLDVVGVLTFNERDVAVIQARTAGFVERVYAHAPGDVIKANAALADILVPEWSAAQEEFLALKRSGDAGLLAAARQRLRLTGMPAASITQVERSGNVQPNLTLTSPISGVLQELDVREGMTVAAGQTLARVNGLSNVWLALAVPETEFGSIQLGQVAEARLPAFPGVVLNGVVSAILPETNPDSRTLRVRVELPNPQGRLRPGMTARVSLNRATEQSVLWVPSEAVIRTGLRALVMLAEDAGRYRPVEVQLGQESDGKTAILKGLEEGQKVVSSGQFLLDSEASLKGIVAKSEEPSPTSAAAAGLHEADGQIVEINDKEVTLAHGPFKTLGMPGMTMTFPLANPALMQGLKTGDKVRIGVNQTDDGLRVERLDKSGGQP; encoded by the coding sequence ATGATCTCTCGAACATGGAAAGGGGTTTTTGTTGTCAGCATCTCAATTGCTTTGGGAGTCGCCGGTGGTTACTGGTTGGCTCAACCGAGGGTGAGCGCAGTACCGGATGCAGCATCGGAGCCGAAGCCGGAGTCCTCAGTCGATCGCAAGGTTCTGTATTGGTACGACCCCATGTACCCACAACAGAAATTCGATAAGCCGGGTAAGTCGCCCTTCATGGACATGGAGATGGTCCCTCAGTACGCGGATAGCAAGGGGGACAGCGCCACTGTTCGCATTGATCCAAGCCTGACCCAGAATCTTGGTGTGCGACTGGCTACGGTCAATCGAGGTGTGTTTGCTTCGAGTCTGGACGTTGTAGGTGTATTGACCTTCAACGAGCGTGACGTCGCCGTCATCCAGGCCCGTACGGCGGGTTTCGTCGAGCGCGTGTATGCCCATGCTCCTGGCGATGTGATCAAAGCCAACGCCGCCTTGGCGGATATTCTTGTCCCGGAGTGGTCTGCGGCTCAGGAGGAGTTTCTCGCACTTAAGCGTAGCGGCGATGCGGGCTTGCTGGCAGCGGCTCGCCAGCGTTTGCGGCTTACCGGGATGCCGGCGGCATCGATTACTCAAGTAGAGCGCAGTGGCAACGTCCAACCGAACCTGACCCTCACCAGCCCTATCAGTGGGGTGTTGCAAGAACTCGATGTGCGCGAAGGTATGACAGTGGCTGCCGGCCAAACACTGGCACGCGTGAATGGGTTGAGTAACGTCTGGCTGGCTCTGGCGGTCCCGGAGACTGAATTCGGGTCGATACAGCTGGGACAAGTGGCTGAGGCGCGTTTGCCCGCGTTCCCAGGCGTCGTGCTCAACGGCGTGGTAAGCGCGATTCTTCCAGAAACCAATCCCGATAGTCGCACCCTTCGCGTGCGCGTCGAATTGCCTAACCCGCAAGGCCGTCTCAGGCCGGGTATGACCGCACGCGTGAGCCTTAATCGCGCGACGGAGCAAAGTGTGCTGTGGGTGCCGAGCGAGGCGGTCATTCGCACCGGTCTACGTGCCCTGGTGATGCTCGCTGAAGACGCCGGTCGCTATCGTCCCGTGGAGGTGCAACTTGGGCAGGAAAGCGATGGCAAGACGGCGATATTGAAAGGGTTGGAAGAGGGCCAAAAAGTGGTTAGCTCTGGCCAGTTCCTGCTCGACTCAGAGGCCAGTCTTAAAGGCATCGTTGCCAAATCAGAGGAACCTTCACCCACCAGTGCAGCCGCCGCCGGTTTGCATGAAGCGGATGGGCAAATCGTTGAGATCAACGATAAAGAAGTCACTCTCGCTCACGGCCCTTTTAAGACGCTGGGCATGCCTGGCATGACGATGACGTTCCCGCTCGCCAATCCCGCTCTGATGCAGGGTCTTAAAACGGGCGACAAGGTCCGGATAGGTGTGAATCAGACCGACGACGGCTTGCGTGTTGAGCGTCTGGACAAATCAGGGGGCCAGCCATGA